The following coding sequences lie in one Panicum virgatum strain AP13 chromosome 6N, P.virgatum_v5, whole genome shotgun sequence genomic window:
- the LOC120677959 gene encoding zinc finger BED domain-containing protein RICESLEEPER 2-like, translating to MSNNLMPFNLSAAAVGGGVVPEPPRPDQAQADGGGLRLCEYLKRWCKQLAEENHRPPPQYKLLGMESPVQGKSNESEGTDSESNSFDKNDEMSEDEMIVLGGKGAAESDGGSGKGGKKRRRGVKKKVKVQGEGGSRNKSKVWDVFDKVTMPDPNEKGKVLSKAKCKYCKKMYAYIQGSTTSTLSRHMKNCDMYKKHIAEKLDQKLLSFAPSKAGESGSSLPTITSPKDYNHDQVKKLIAKMIIVHEYPFRMVEHTWFNIVMTYLNPLYQFIGRKTIKAECLKVSESEKKALAKINKGVDFISLTTDLWTSNQTLSYMCLVAHYIDSDWKMQYRVLYFFELDPPHKGPVIGQAAYDCVAAWKIEDKIISLTLDNAANNDGAIRGLRARFAARQGYAFNAKYFLVRCCAHIINLVVNDGTTALASLIENLRCTVKYLKKSPSRMHKFVEICRSLALQIGEGMRLDVSTRWSSTYKMLRTAIAYKEAIQAYADADLNYKWEPTTEEWDLFVAIEPILAYLAKVTTALSTSSYPTTNLFYPHIVDVKIALRAAMFSNNLNLKKMGTAMMEKFNKYWEEKNNVMVVATILDPRYKMRYIEWCFGRIFDVDQSGFEIQEVRAELEKLYEECALQHREKKAAQSKSNASSSLTIDRSCGLPSTSCEFQSYLSSTEANPSKSELLIYLDELNAGEWRHQDMEMELVSWTSPLLARCGWLGAGLGLLAGLLDPGCGIVDGASVPQCLPGRLGAWLAGCLLL from the exons ATGTCAAACAATCTTATGCCATTCAATCTCTCTGCGGCCGCGGTAGGTGGAGGTGTGGTTCCAGAACCGCCGCGCCCGGACCAAGCTCAAGCAGACGGAGGTGGACTGCGACTCTGCGAGTACCTCAAGCGCTGGTGCAAGCAGCTGGCCGAGGAGAACCACCGTCCACCGCCCCAG TATAAG CTCTTGGGTATGGAATCTCCTGTGCAAGGGAAGAGTAATGAAAGTGAGGGGACTGATTCAGAGAGTAATTCATTTGACAAGAACGATGAGATGTCTGAGGATGAGATGATAGTGCTAGGTGGGAAAGGTGCTGCTGAATCTGATGGTGGAAGTGGAAAAGGAGGCAAGAAAAGGCGCAGGGGGGTGAAGAAGAAGGTTAAGGTGCAAGGGGAAGGGGGCAGCAGGAACAAATCCAAAGTTTGGGATGTCTTTGATAAGGTGACTATGCCAGATCCGAATGAGAAGGGAAAAGTGTTATCAAAGGCAAAGTGCAAATACTGTAAGAAGATGTATGCTTACATACAAGGGTCAACAACGTCGACATTATCAAGGCACATGAAGAATTGTGACATGTACAAGAAACATATAGCAGAGAAGCTAGATCAAAAACTTTTGAGCTTTGCTCCTTCAAAGGCAGGTGAATCTGGTTCTAGTCTCCCTACTATCACGTCTCCAAAAGATTATAATCATGATCAAGTTAAGAAATTAATTGCCAAGATGATTATAGTTCATGAGTACCCATTTAGGATGGTTGAGCACACATGGTTTAACATTGTCATGACTTATTTGAATCCTCTATACCAGTTTATTGGTAGGAAGACCATAAAAGCTGAATGCTTGAAAGTGTCTGAGTCTGAAAAAAAAGCACTAGCAAAGATCAATAAAGGTGTGGATTTCATTTCCTTAACCACTGATTTGTGGACATCTAATCAAACATTATCGTATATGTGTTTGGTTGCACACTACATAGATAGTGATTGGAAAATGCAATATCGTGTGCTGTATTTTTTTGAGTTAGATCCTCCACACAAAGGACCTGTGATAGGACAAGCTGCATATGATTGTGTTGCTGCATGGAAAATAGAGGATAAGATTATATCCTTGACTCTAGATAATGCTGCAAACAATGATGGTGCTATCCGTGGTTTGAGGGCTAGGTTTGCAGCTAGACAGGGTTATGCCTTCAATGCAAAATACTTCCTTGTCCGGTGTTGTGCACACATTATTAATTTAGTTGTCAATGATGGAACTACCGCATTAGCTTCCTTGATAGAGAACTTAAGGTGCACTGTGAAGTACCTTAAGAAGTCTCCATCTCGCATGCATAAGTTTGTAGAGATATGTAGATCTCTTGCATTGCAAATTGGAGAAGGGATGAGGCTTGATGTGTCAACGAGGTGGAGTTCAACATACAAGATGTTGCGTACTGCTATAGCTTACAAGGAAGCTATTCAAGCATATGCTGATGCAGATTTAAACTATAAGTGGGAACCTACGACTGAGGAATGGGATTTGTTTGTTGCAATTGAACCAATTCTTGCATATTTAGCTAAGGTAACCACTGCATTGTCAACTTCTTCATATCCCACTACAAATCTATTCTATCCTCACATTGTGGATGTCAAGATTGCATTGAGGGCAGCAATGTTTTccaataatttaaatttgaagaaAATGGGTACTGCAATGATGGAAAAATTCAACAAGTACTGGGAAGAAAAGAATAATGTTATGGTGGTTGCTACTATCCTAGATCCGAGGTATAAGATGAGATATATTGAGTGGTGCTTTGGTAGGATTTTTGATGTAGACCAAAGTGGATTTGAGATACAGGAAGTTCGAGCTGAGTTAGAAAAGTTGTATGAAGAGTGTGCGTTGCAGCATAGAGAGAAAAAAGCTGCTCAAAGCAAGTCCAATGCATCCTCATCCTTGACGATTGATAGATCGTGCGGTTTgccttctacttcatgtgaatTTCAGTCATATTTATCATCTACTGAAGCGAACCCATCAAAGAGTGAGCTGCTCATCTATTTGGATGAGCTGAAT GCTGGAGAGTGGAGACATCAGGACATGGAGATGGAGCTGGTCAGCTGGACTTCGCCGTTGCTTGCTAGATGTGGATG GCTTGGAGCTGGACTTGGGTTGCTTGCTGGTCTGCTGGATCCTGGATGTGGAATTGTGGATGGTGCCTCAGTGCCTCAGTGCCTACCTGGGCGGCTGGGcgcctggctggctggctgcctGCTTTTGTAG